Proteins encoded within one genomic window of Acidobacteriota bacterium:
- a CDS encoding HAD-IA family hydrolase has protein sequence MPIRAIVFDLDGTLVDSLTDIGSAVDHALSGLSLPPRSLGWVRRHVGQGAAHLMRCAVGPGAPPELTEAALDRFVRFYDAHPCEATVPYPGAADLLAALAGQGRQLAVLSNKPGGITVKVLKTLGLDGHFRRIWGGDSFHGKKPAPDGLLHFMAETGSGPSETVLVGDSAADVNCAHAAGAWSCFHSRGYGTLENAVRPPHRTFDDIRELPGILVDLDGRALPADGAAVHLPGTAASGAHPAVP, from the coding sequence ATGCCGATCCGCGCCATCGTGTTTGACCTGGACGGGACCCTCGTCGATTCGTTGACCGACATCGGGTCCGCCGTCGATCACGCCCTGTCCGGGCTCTCGCTGCCCCCGAGGTCCCTGGGGTGGGTCCGCCGGCACGTCGGCCAGGGGGCCGCCCACCTGATGCGGTGTGCCGTGGGCCCCGGCGCCCCGCCGGAGCTGACCGAAGCGGCACTGGACCGCTTCGTCCGGTTCTACGACGCGCACCCCTGCGAAGCCACGGTCCCTTACCCCGGGGCCGCCGACCTGCTCGCGGCCCTGGCCGGGCAGGGCCGGCAGTTGGCCGTCCTTTCCAACAAGCCCGGGGGCATCACGGTCAAGGTTTTGAAGACCCTGGGTTTGGACGGCCACTTCCGGCGAATCTGGGGCGGGGATTCCTTCCACGGGAAGAAACCGGCGCCGGACGGCCTGCTGCATTTCATGGCGGAGACGGGGTCCGGGCCGTCGGAAACCGTCCTGGTGGGCGACTCGGCGGCCGACGTGAACTGCGCCCACGCCGCCGGGGCCTGGAGCTGCTTCCACTCCCGCGGGTACGGGACGCTCGAGAACGCCGTTCGGCCGCCGCACCGGACGTTCGACGACATCCGGGAACTCCCCGGGATCCTCGTCGACCTGGACGGACGGGCGCTGCCCGCCGACGGGGCGGCGGTTCACCTGCCGGGGACGGCCGCTTCCGGGGCGCACCCGGCCGTCCCGTGA
- a CDS encoding discoidin domain-containing protein, whose translation MRSRGIVLAGLGILFLAGAAFAGEKGASVRTEGGEVNGVTTLILDGRFPDEGEPWNSDRCVWWEQAGVSLLIDLKQPKLVRDIHLQVDNNDRYDVDYSLDGIRYHNLFHIQEDHGEISDGMDTLSSEEGNPEYEPAIDFKPVKARFLRIRAVGGDDMYAVAEVDVVADPIP comes from the coding sequence ATGCGTTCGAGAGGGATCGTTCTGGCGGGGCTGGGGATCCTCTTCCTGGCGGGGGCGGCGTTCGCCGGTGAAAAGGGTGCGTCGGTGCGGACCGAGGGCGGCGAGGTGAACGGGGTCACCACCCTGATCCTGGACGGCAGGTTCCCGGACGAGGGGGAGCCGTGGAACTCGGACCGCTGCGTCTGGTGGGAACAGGCCGGCGTTTCGCTCCTGATCGACCTGAAACAGCCCAAGCTCGTGCGCGACATCCACCTCCAGGTGGACAACAACGACCGCTACGACGTCGACTATTCCCTCGACGGCATCCGGTACCACAACCTCTTTCACATCCAGGAGGACCACGGGGAGATCAGCGACGGGATGGACACCCTCAGCTCGGAGGAGGGGAACCCCGAGTACGAGCCGGCCATCGACTTCAAGCCCGTCAAGGCCCGATTCCTGCGGATCCGGGCTGTCGGCGGCGACGACATGTACGCCGTCGCCGAGGTCGATGTCGTCGCCGACCCCATCCCCTGA